A stretch of Acidimicrobiales bacterium DNA encodes these proteins:
- a CDS encoding FtsX-like permease family protein, producing MIWKLIRRNVAGKPFRFLLTCSAVTVGVMFTVGVFVFTDAQRSQFAALAEDIEGGTDYAVRTSIEFGDDTLRPPFDLAVSDQIAAVPGVTNVQPYVLKFDVIPRIDDERLIASFGVNIGLNWPTDSATPRLFISDGEPPATGTEFAIDSRAAEDFGFELGGTYTIDTPTGPGDFVLVGIFHFADPEVSQLFGDTIQVAFDTETAVEVLNGGVGIDRVEFSTTADLTDDELFAALEPILPPTLEIVTGEQLVEEQESDFGEFVDIFRTVLLAFAIIILAVSAFVIFNVFTILIGQRVRELGLLRAIGASGNQVTKALLGEALLVGVASTAMGIVLGIGFGWFMGWLLGTLQFGPSTSELIITRTALIWGVAVGVIVTMASAIVPALRARHLTPMMALREDGRLRQIVPVRNLAIGVPLVIGAWALYVIGIAIGGDSDWPVWIVIPLFGFGAAFANAYGLRRIDAAAGRFAMLGFGAISIVLTVVLDLDVGELLLLLAVAAVTLFLGVNAISPRLARPVSHFLGRWPLAILLLLGGIALTLAGVGALVGAAVLLVQLLADVFGSGDATAMGALAVVLLGLFGALIARVGYRTVDASLIMGWSWPAGLGGVIVFGIGAIGVISLVTGVIGVLTFDFGAATITSLLVGAVATVLAAVARRKLPTTMKANARMARENAGRSPQRTASAAAALMIGLALVTTAAVVTDSFKATFADVLEERVISDFFISHENFAPNTSFSRELAGDLNDVAEVESAISFRFAFEAFRFSVDGSTRDASAVELETSLDHFDPGFLDLDPSLVGPGSIWIHEDVAADTELSVGDALGITFNDGSIEQVRVAAIYEDLSIYGSAVVDLSLWESHFPTANDQFVSLLVADGVDTEDARAAIEAVAVDYPVNVDTRDEFQERQEGIIDQFLQTFTVLLLAAILVAVLGISITLALSVFERTRELGLVRAVGMTRRQMMRMVLFEGAIIAAFGGFLGVVLGTVFGAAAVTVIPDTFISSVSIPVGTLAAYLALASIAGIAAAIIPARRAARLNVLEAISQG from the coding sequence ATGATCTGGAAGCTCATCCGGCGCAACGTGGCGGGGAAGCCCTTCCGCTTCCTCCTCACCTGCTCCGCGGTCACCGTCGGCGTGATGTTCACCGTCGGTGTCTTCGTCTTCACCGATGCGCAGCGTTCCCAGTTCGCGGCCCTCGCCGAGGACATCGAGGGAGGGACGGACTACGCCGTCCGTACGTCGATCGAGTTCGGCGACGACACGTTGCGACCGCCCTTCGATCTCGCCGTGAGCGATCAGATCGCCGCCGTACCGGGCGTGACCAACGTCCAGCCCTACGTCCTCAAGTTCGACGTGATCCCCCGGATCGACGACGAACGGTTGATCGCCTCCTTCGGCGTGAACATCGGACTCAACTGGCCGACGGACTCGGCGACACCTCGCCTGTTCATCAGCGACGGCGAGCCCCCCGCCACCGGAACCGAGTTCGCGATCGACAGCCGCGCCGCGGAGGACTTCGGCTTCGAACTCGGCGGGACCTACACCATCGACACGCCGACCGGGCCGGGCGACTTCGTCCTCGTCGGGATCTTCCATTTCGCGGATCCCGAAGTGAGCCAGCTGTTCGGCGACACGATCCAGGTCGCCTTCGACACCGAGACGGCCGTCGAGGTCCTCAACGGCGGGGTCGGGATCGATCGCGTCGAGTTCTCGACCACGGCCGACCTGACCGATGACGAATTGTTCGCCGCCCTCGAGCCGATTCTCCCACCGACGCTCGAGATCGTCACCGGCGAGCAGCTCGTCGAGGAGCAGGAGTCGGACTTCGGCGAGTTCGTCGACATCTTCCGGACGGTCCTGCTCGCGTTCGCGATCATCATCCTCGCGGTGTCGGCGTTCGTCATCTTCAACGTCTTCACCATTCTCATCGGTCAACGGGTCCGCGAGCTCGGTCTGCTGCGGGCCATCGGCGCCTCGGGCAACCAGGTCACGAAGGCACTGCTCGGCGAGGCGCTGCTGGTCGGGGTGGCGTCCACGGCCATGGGCATCGTCCTCGGGATCGGGTTCGGGTGGTTCATGGGGTGGCTGCTCGGCACCCTGCAGTTCGGTCCGTCGACCAGCGAGTTGATCATCACCCGCACCGCGCTGATCTGGGGCGTGGCGGTCGGCGTGATCGTGACGATGGCGAGTGCGATCGTCCCCGCCCTGCGGGCCCGGCACCTGACACCGATGATGGCGCTGCGCGAGGACGGCCGCCTGCGCCAGATCGTCCCCGTGCGCAATCTCGCGATCGGCGTGCCCCTGGTGATCGGGGCCTGGGCGCTCTACGTCATCGGCATCGCGATCGGCGGCGACTCCGACTGGCCGGTCTGGATCGTGATCCCGTTGTTCGGCTTCGGCGCCGCGTTCGCGAACGCCTACGGCCTCCGTCGCATCGACGCCGCCGCGGGTCGATTCGCCATGCTCGGGTTCGGCGCCATCTCCATCGTGCTCACCGTGGTGCTGGATCTCGACGTCGGCGAACTCCTGCTCCTGCTGGCCGTCGCCGCGGTCACGCTCTTCCTCGGGGTCAACGCCATCAGTCCGCGGCTGGCGCGGCCCGTGAGCCACTTCCTCGGACGGTGGCCGCTCGCGATCCTGCTGCTCCTCGGCGGCATCGCGCTCACCCTCGCCGGGGTCGGCGCCCTGGTCGGCGCGGCCGTGCTCCTGGTCCAGCTCCTCGCCGATGTCTTCGGAAGCGGCGACGCCACCGCGATGGGCGCCCTGGCCGTCGTGCTCCTCGGCCTGTTCGGCGCTCTGATCGCGCGGGTGGGTTACCGCACGGTGGACGCCAGCCTCATCATGGGCTGGTCGTGGCCGGCCGGGCTCGGCGGCGTCATCGTCTTCGGCATCGGCGCGATCGGTGTGATCAGTCTGGTGACCGGGGTCATCGGTGTCCTCACGTTCGACTTCGGCGCCGCCACGATCACCTCGCTCCTCGTCGGCGCGGTCGCCACGGTGCTCGCGGCGGTGGCCCGCAGGAAGCTGCCCACGACCATGAAGGCCAACGCCCGCATGGCCCGTGAGAACGCGGGCCGGAGCCCGCAGCGGACCGCGTCCGCGGCCGCGGCGCTGATGATCGGCCTCGCTCTCGTCACCACCGCCGCCGTCGTCACCGACTCGTTCAAGGCGACCTTCGCCGACGTGCTCGAAGAGCGCGTGATCTCGGACTTCTTCATCTCCCACGAGAACTTCGCCCCCAACACCTCGTTCAGTCGCGAGCTCGCCGGCGACCTGAACGACGTCGCCGAGGTGGAGTCCGCGATCAGTTTCCGATTCGCCTTCGAAGCCTTCCGATTCAGCGTCGACGGGTCGACGCGCGACGCCTCGGCGGTCGAGCTCGAGACCTCCCTCGACCACTTCGACCCCGGATTCCTCGACCTCGATCCCTCGCTCGTCGGGCCCGGCTCGATCTGGATCCACGAGGACGTCGCCGCCGACACCGAACTGAGCGTCGGTGACGCCCTCGGGATCACCTTCAACGACGGGTCGATCGAGCAGGTGCGAGTGGCGGCGATCTACGAGGATCTGAGCATCTACGGCTCGGCGGTCGTGGACCTCAGCCTCTGGGAATCCCACTTCCCGACGGCCAACGACCAGTTCGTGAGCCTGCTCGTGGCCGACGGGGTCGACACCGAGGACGCCCGCGCCGCGATCGAGGCCGTGGCGGTCGACTACCCGGTCAACGTCGACACCCGCGACGAGTTCCAGGAGCGCCAGGAAGGGATCATCGACCAGTTCCTCCAGACCTTCACCGTGCTGCTCCTCGCCGCGATCCTCGTCGCCGTGCTCGGTATCTCGATCACCCTCGCGCTGTCCGTCTTCGAACGGACCCGCGAACTCGGCCTGGTCCGCGCCGTCGGCATGACCCGTCGCCAGATGATGCGCATGGTGCTCTTCGAGGGCGCGATCATCGCCGCGTTCGGCGGCTTTCTCGGCGTCGTCCTCGGCACGGTGTTCGGCGCCGCGGCGGTGACCGTCATCCCCGACACGTTCATCAGCTCCGTCTCGATCCCGGTCGGCACGCTCGCCGCCTACCTCGCCCTGGCATCGATCGCCGGCATCGCCGCGGCGATCATCCCGGCTCGCCGCGCCGCCCGGCTCAACGTCCTCGAGGCGATCTCGCAGGGCTGA
- a CDS encoding DNA-formamidopyrimidine glycosylase family protein, whose protein sequence is MPEGDTLHNLALRLGPAFDGRTLTDVSFPRLRGMDRLKPGDVVTEVRARGKYLEIEVERGLILRTHLRMTGAWHLYERGARWRRPRHLARAVLETADATAVCFAAPVVEIGRRGDGALDHLGPDLCRPPVDIDEVVRRVDAWADPDAQIGDVLLDQRLAAGIGNVYKCEALFACGVDPHVRLGDVDAATVRTLYETAATQLQANLGRWRRETFRGGLAVYGRHGQGCRVCGTGIRTADGGTQGRTTWWCPRCQRGG, encoded by the coding sequence GTGCCCGAGGGCGACACGCTCCACAACCTGGCGCTCCGACTCGGCCCCGCGTTCGACGGTCGCACGCTCACCGACGTGTCGTTCCCGCGGCTGCGGGGCATGGACCGGCTGAAGCCCGGCGACGTGGTCACCGAGGTCCGAGCCCGCGGCAAGTATCTGGAGATCGAGGTGGAGCGGGGTCTGATCCTGCGCACCCACCTGCGGATGACCGGGGCCTGGCACCTCTACGAGCGCGGTGCCCGCTGGCGTCGACCGCGCCATCTCGCCCGGGCCGTGCTCGAGACCGCGGACGCGACGGCGGTGTGTTTCGCGGCCCCGGTGGTCGAGATCGGGCGTCGCGGCGACGGCGCGCTCGATCATCTCGGGCCGGACCTGTGTCGTCCTCCGGTCGACATCGACGAGGTCGTCCGACGGGTCGACGCGTGGGCCGACCCGGATGCCCAGATCGGCGATGTGCTGCTCGATCAGCGGCTCGCGGCGGGAATCGGCAACGTCTACAAGTGCGAGGCCCTGTTCGCCTGTGGTGTCGATCCCCACGTCCGACTCGGCGACGTCGACGCGGCGACCGTGCGAACGTTGTACGAGACCGCCGCCACCCAACTCCAGGCGAACCTCGGACGCTGGCGGCGCGAGACGTTCCGCGGCGGCCTGGCGGTCTACGGCCGACACGGGCAGGGGTGTCGGGTGTGCGGGACCGGGATCAGAACCGCGGATGGTGGGACGCAGGGCCGCACGACGTGGTGGTGCCCCCGCTGCCAGCGGGGCGGCTGA
- a CDS encoding alpha/beta hydrolase: protein MSARTRIARAAARTTSRLPKRVLRRMAGEPLVIDGNTLDLQMQVFAAAALKQMAGDEPTPESMREGFAEMVKITQHEPVESVSTHDRTIPGPGGDLPVRIYHPTATTGAAPAIVWYHQGGFVIGDLDSDHALCTTLAERCGAVIVSVDYRLAPEYPFPAFVDDGVAAHEWVVEHAEGLGVDPARVAVAGTSAGGMLSAVVCQQARGRGVRQPVAQILLYPGIDHTYTGGSRDSCAEVFPLSADALAFFDHHALPDPSAGTDVRASPGLATELWGLAPAVVVTAGFDPIRDEGNAYAEALAAAGVPVTHRCETSLTHSFTVFGGISREARRAVDRVAEDVAAVLGVD from the coding sequence GTGTCCGCCCGCACCCGAATCGCTCGCGCCGCCGCCCGCACCACGAGCCGGCTCCCGAAACGCGTCCTGCGCCGCATGGCCGGCGAACCGCTGGTGATCGACGGCAACACCCTCGACCTCCAGATGCAGGTGTTCGCGGCCGCCGCGCTCAAGCAGATGGCCGGCGATGAACCGACGCCGGAGTCGATGCGGGAGGGGTTCGCGGAGATGGTGAAGATCACCCAGCACGAGCCCGTCGAGTCGGTCTCCACCCATGACCGCACCATCCCCGGGCCCGGCGGGGACCTTCCCGTGCGGATCTACCATCCGACCGCGACCACGGGGGCCGCGCCGGCGATCGTCTGGTACCACCAGGGCGGGTTCGTGATCGGCGATCTCGATTCGGATCACGCCCTGTGCACCACGCTGGCCGAGCGCTGCGGCGCGGTGATCGTGTCGGTCGACTACCGCCTCGCCCCGGAGTACCCGTTCCCGGCCTTCGTCGACGACGGGGTGGCTGCGCACGAGTGGGTCGTCGAACATGCGGAGGGCCTCGGGGTCGACCCGGCCCGGGTCGCCGTCGCCGGCACCTCCGCGGGGGGCATGCTCTCCGCCGTCGTGTGCCAGCAGGCCCGGGGCCGAGGTGTGCGCCAGCCCGTCGCCCAGATCCTGCTCTACCCCGGCATCGACCACACCTACACGGGCGGCAGTCGGGACTCCTGCGCCGAGGTGTTCCCGCTCTCTGCCGACGCGCTGGCGTTCTTCGATCACCACGCCCTCCCGGACCCGAGCGCGGGCACCGATGTCCGGGCGAGCCCCGGTCTCGCCACCGAGCTGTGGGGGTTGGCACCGGCCGTGGTGGTCACGGCGGGCTTCGATCCGATTCGCGACGAGGGCAACGCCTACGCGGAGGCGCTCGCGGCGGCCGGGGTGCCGGTCACGCACCGGTGCGAGACTTCGCTCACCCACTCCTTCACCGTGTTCGGTGGGATCAGCCGGGAAGCGCGTCGCGCGGTGGACCGGGTGGCCGAGGACGTGGCCGCGGTACTCGGCGTCGACTGA
- the guaB gene encoding IMP dehydrogenase — protein MNDEIFAGAEALTFDDVLVVPGWSEVLPSEVDTSTSLAGIELRVPLMSAAMDTVTESPLAIAIARAGGIGVLHRNFSIEEQADEVDRVKRAQAGMISAPISLPPTATLDDAEALMHRHRISGVPICEPDGRLAGILTNRDIRFCTADEYAKPVTEFMTPAPLVTAPVGTAIEDAVAILHKHRIEKLPLVDDDGRLAGLITVKDITKRIENPDSTLDGDGRLRVAAAVGVTDTAERTEALEAMGVDMLVIDTAHGHTQGVVDAVRTIKKGWPDLPVVGGNVVTRQGVETLAEAGADVIKIGVGAGSICTTRVVAGAGMPQMTAIHECAAAARDLGVPVIADGGVVTSGDIVKAFVAGADCVMLGNLLAGVDEAPGDLELVDGAMWKTYRGMGSAGAMRGRATDRYGTGQAPGKHVAEGVEARVRYAGPMAELIAQTMGGLRSGMGYAGAADLDDLRHRTRLVRITGAGLRESHPHDVAVLRDE, from the coding sequence ATGAACGACGAGATCTTCGCTGGCGCGGAAGCGCTCACCTTCGACGATGTGCTCGTGGTTCCCGGCTGGAGCGAGGTCCTGCCCTCCGAGGTCGACACCTCCACCTCTCTCGCCGGGATCGAACTGCGGGTTCCGCTCATGTCCGCGGCGATGGACACGGTCACCGAATCCCCACTCGCGATCGCGATCGCGCGCGCCGGTGGGATCGGTGTGCTCCACCGAAACTTCTCGATCGAGGAGCAGGCCGACGAGGTCGACCGGGTCAAGCGGGCCCAGGCCGGCATGATCTCCGCGCCGATCAGCCTCCCGCCCACGGCCACCCTCGACGATGCCGAGGCGCTCATGCACCGCCACCGCATCAGCGGCGTCCCGATCTGTGAGCCCGACGGGCGCCTCGCCGGCATCCTCACCAACCGCGACATCCGGTTCTGCACGGCCGACGAGTACGCGAAGCCGGTCACCGAGTTCATGACCCCCGCGCCGCTGGTCACCGCGCCGGTGGGCACCGCGATCGAGGATGCGGTGGCGATCCTGCACAAGCATCGGATCGAGAAGCTCCCCCTGGTCGACGACGATGGCCGCCTGGCCGGTCTCATCACGGTGAAGGACATCACGAAGCGCATCGAGAACCCGGACTCGACGCTCGACGGCGACGGCCGGCTCCGGGTCGCGGCCGCCGTGGGTGTCACCGACACCGCCGAACGCACCGAGGCCCTGGAGGCGATGGGGGTCGACATGCTCGTCATCGACACCGCCCACGGCCACACGCAGGGTGTCGTGGATGCCGTCCGCACGATCAAGAAGGGCTGGCCCGACCTCCCCGTCGTGGGCGGCAACGTCGTCACCCGCCAGGGGGTCGAGACCCTCGCCGAGGCTGGTGCCGACGTCATCAAGATCGGCGTCGGGGCGGGCAGCATCTGCACGACACGCGTCGTCGCCGGGGCGGGCATGCCCCAGATGACGGCGATCCACGAGTGCGCGGCGGCGGCTCGTGACCTCGGCGTGCCCGTGATCGCCGACGGCGGCGTGGTCACTTCCGGCGACATCGTGAAGGCCTTCGTCGCCGGCGCCGACTGTGTGATGCTCGGCAACCTGCTGGCCGGCGTCGACGAGGCACCGGGAGACCTCGAGCTCGTCGACGGCGCGATGTGGAAGACCTACCGGGGCATGGGTTCGGCCGGCGCGATGCGGGGTCGGGCCACGGACCGCTACGGCACCGGCCAGGCACCGGGAAAGCATGTCGCCGAGGGGGTCGAGGCCCGCGTGCGCTACGCGGGACCGATGGCCGAGCTGATCGCCCAGACCATGGGTGGGCTCCGCTCGGGCATGGGCTACGCGGGGGCCGCCGATCTCGACGATCTGCGCCACCGCACCCGACTGGTGCGCATCACGGGCGCCGGCCTGCGGGAGAGCCACCCGCACGACGTGGCCGTCCTCCGAGACGAGTAG
- a CDS encoding sulfotransferase codes for MADDERSLRRTVADLEQEVNYLRARLRRAEADADEIDDAAPGPFFVGGTGRSGTWMLGRLLGQHPDVAVIRTELRFHSSEGGFGRVLRGEESIDEFTDRVRSRWYGIAGASGSPKGLLLLATSGELSEATKRLRADGGDPASALRAFAHRLVDPYAHGRGARTWVETTPDNTAATDVLLQVFPRARVFDIVRDGRDVAASVVTMAWGPDSPDDALDWWAARVRAGHAAMARADADRVMRVRFEEFALTHREQRLDEVLACAGFERTKAIERYFARAVDPEKAHTGRWRAEMSSARAAAFDARYRDLYRELEDEGVAGLPITPDDADRLGV; via the coding sequence ATGGCCGACGACGAGCGTTCCCTCCGCCGGACCGTTGCCGACCTCGAGCAGGAGGTGAACTACCTCCGCGCCCGGCTCCGCCGAGCCGAGGCGGATGCCGACGAGATCGACGACGCCGCGCCCGGACCGTTCTTCGTCGGGGGCACGGGTCGCAGCGGCACCTGGATGCTCGGTCGTCTGCTGGGCCAGCACCCCGACGTCGCCGTCATCCGCACCGAGCTGCGGTTCCACTCCTCGGAGGGTGGGTTCGGCCGAGTGTTGCGCGGCGAGGAGAGCATCGACGAGTTCACTGACCGGGTCCGGTCGCGTTGGTACGGCATCGCCGGCGCGAGCGGCAGCCCGAAAGGGCTGCTCCTCCTCGCCACGTCGGGCGAGCTCAGCGAGGCGACCAAACGACTCCGCGCCGACGGCGGCGATCCCGCCAGTGCGCTGCGCGCCTTCGCGCACCGGTTGGTCGACCCGTACGCCCACGGTCGCGGGGCCCGCACCTGGGTGGAGACGACCCCGGACAACACCGCGGCCACGGACGTCCTTCTGCAGGTGTTCCCCCGCGCCCGGGTGTTCGACATCGTCCGTGACGGGCGCGACGTCGCCGCGAGCGTGGTGACCATGGCCTGGGGCCCGGACTCGCCCGACGACGCCCTCGACTGGTGGGCCGCCCGGGTGCGGGCCGGCCACGCCGCGATGGCGCGAGCCGATGCGGACCGGGTCATGCGGGTGCGCTTCGAGGAGTTCGCCCTCACTCACCGCGAGCAACGCCTCGACGAGGTACTTGCGTGCGCGGGGTTCGAACGGACGAAGGCGATCGAGCGCTACTTCGCCCGCGCCGTCGATCCCGAGAAGGCACACACCGGCCGGTGGCGGGCGGAGATGTCGTCCGCCCGCGCGGCCGCGTTCGACGCCCGCTATCGGGATCTCTACCGCGAGCTCGAGGACGAAGGAGTCGCGGGTCTGCCGATCACGCCGGACGACGCGGACCGGCTCGGCGTCTGA
- a CDS encoding ATP-binding cassette domain-containing protein, whose protein sequence is MSEPTPAVVVENVQVAYRVAGRQSRKAKRAAATSTDRGRFVIAVDDVSFTAYEGQTVGVIGRNGSGKSSLLRAVAGLMPVRAGSIQVTDFPVLLGVGAALKGDLTGRENIVLGGTALGASRKSMLDQLDEIIEFAGIDHAIDRPFKTYSSGMKARLQFAVSTAVQPRILLVDEALAVGDEEFKDRSNERVSQLVDGASTVFLVSHSLSTIKRRCDVALWIDAGRQVMWGDAGEVVTAYREDMVERRARRAAQAEKRAAEQEDRED, encoded by the coding sequence GTGTCTGAGCCCACTCCGGCCGTGGTCGTGGAGAACGTCCAGGTGGCCTACCGCGTCGCCGGCCGCCAGTCGCGCAAGGCGAAACGGGCGGCGGCGACCTCCACCGACCGCGGTCGGTTCGTGATCGCGGTCGACGACGTGTCGTTCACCGCCTACGAGGGCCAGACGGTCGGCGTCATCGGCCGGAACGGTTCGGGAAAGAGCTCCCTGCTGCGCGCCGTCGCCGGACTCATGCCGGTGCGGGCCGGATCGATCCAGGTGACCGACTTCCCGGTCCTGCTCGGGGTCGGCGCCGCATTGAAGGGTGATCTCACCGGCCGGGAGAACATCGTGCTGGGAGGAACGGCACTCGGCGCGAGCCGCAAGTCCATGCTCGATCAGCTCGACGAGATCATCGAGTTCGCCGGTATCGACCACGCGATCGACCGCCCCTTCAAGACGTACTCGTCGGGGATGAAGGCCCGGTTGCAGTTCGCGGTGTCCACGGCGGTCCAACCTCGCATCCTCCTCGTGGACGAGGCGCTCGCCGTCGGCGACGAGGAGTTCAAGGACCGCAGCAACGAGCGGGTGTCGCAGCTCGTCGACGGCGCGTCCACGGTGTTCCTGGTGAGCCACTCGCTGTCGACGATCAAGCGCCGGTGCGATGTCGCACTCTGGATCGACGCGGGCCGCCAGGTGATGTGGGGCGACGCCGGCGAGGTGGTCACGGCTTACCGCGAGGACATGGTCGAGCGCCGCGCCCGGCGCGCCGCTCAGGCCGAGAAGCGCGCGGCCGAGCAGGAGGACCGGGAGGACTGA
- a CDS encoding ABC transporter permease, translating to MTALRDVGEVPSTAAYLRESWRYRDFTTSLARADARAHHVDTALGSLWQILNPTLLVGVYYLIFGVLFDVTRGLDNYLGFLVIGVFMFTFTRKSMSSGARAILNNRSLLQSIRFPRVVLPIATVLAELLIFLPSIIVIVAVVIATGEPFALTWFLLVPLVLVQLVFNAGLALAASRATVRFRDLDELLPFLLRLWFYMSGVLYPISRVEDKLGDEWRVLFEANPANVYLTIGRDALLEGTTSGWRWLVGIVWAVGIVIVALWFFRRHELEYGGV from the coding sequence ATGACTGCGCTGCGTGACGTCGGGGAGGTGCCTTCCACCGCGGCCTACCTGCGGGAGAGTTGGCGATATCGCGACTTCACGACCTCGTTGGCGCGCGCCGACGCCCGGGCGCATCATGTCGACACCGCGCTGGGAAGCCTGTGGCAGATCCTCAATCCGACATTGCTCGTCGGGGTCTACTACCTCATCTTCGGCGTGCTCTTCGACGTGACCCGGGGACTCGACAACTATCTGGGGTTCCTCGTCATCGGCGTGTTCATGTTCACGTTCACCCGCAAGTCGATGTCGTCGGGCGCCCGGGCGATCCTGAACAACCGGTCGCTGCTGCAGAGCATCCGGTTCCCCCGGGTGGTGCTGCCGATCGCCACGGTGCTCGCCGAGCTGCTCATCTTCCTCCCCTCGATCATCGTCATCGTCGCCGTCGTCATCGCGACCGGTGAACCGTTCGCCCTGACGTGGTTCCTGCTCGTGCCGCTGGTGCTGGTGCAGCTCGTGTTCAACGCGGGGCTGGCTCTGGCGGCGTCACGGGCGACGGTTCGTTTCCGCGACCTCGACGAACTGCTGCCCTTTCTGCTGCGGCTGTGGTTCTACATGTCTGGCGTGCTGTATCCGATCAGCCGGGTGGAGGACAAGCTCGGTGACGAGTGGCGCGTCCTCTTCGAGGCCAATCCGGCCAACGTGTACCTCACCATCGGGCGCGACGCCCTGCTCGAGGGGACCACCTCCGGGTGGCGGTGGTTGGTCGGGATCGTGTGGGCGGTCGGCATCGTGATCGTCGCGCTCTGGTTCTTCCGTCGTCACGAGCTGGAGTACGGCGGTGTCTGA
- a CDS encoding nucleotide sugar dehydrogenase, translating into MSELDLVIVGLGYVGLPLAQEAVASGLQVTGFDVSTRAVDGLNNGSSHVDDLSDDDIATMLAGGFSATTDPACIAGADVVVICVPTPLRDDTTPDLGAVESSAAAIAANLTAGTLVVLESTTYPGTTDDVVRPILESGSGLTAGTDFALAYSPERIDPGNPQYGLRNTPKVVGGYTDACTERAVAFYGQVVDTVVPTVGTREAEMAKLLENTYRHVNIALVNEMAIFSHDLDIDLWAAIDAAKTKPFGFQAFYPGPGVGGHCIPIDPNYLSYAVRSLGYQFRFVELAQEVSGRMPAYVAARIQTLLNDHKKPVNGSKVLLLGVTYKADISDERETPARPLVTRLQAMGADVSFFDPHVERFEVNGQELPQAADLNAAIADADVVVLVQTHSQILEEADFSAAAAVLDTRGALEGPNIVRL; encoded by the coding sequence ATGTCCGAATTGGATCTCGTCATCGTCGGCCTTGGCTATGTGGGCCTTCCCCTCGCCCAGGAGGCGGTCGCCTCCGGGCTCCAGGTGACCGGCTTCGACGTCTCCACCCGTGCGGTCGACGGCCTCAACAACGGCTCGTCCCACGTGGACGACCTCAGCGACGACGACATCGCCACGATGCTCGCCGGCGGCTTCTCGGCGACCACCGACCCGGCCTGCATCGCGGGCGCCGACGTGGTCGTCATCTGCGTGCCCACCCCGCTGCGCGACGACACGACGCCGGACCTCGGCGCCGTCGAGTCATCCGCGGCGGCGATCGCCGCCAACCTCACCGCCGGCACGCTGGTGGTCCTCGAGTCGACGACCTACCCGGGCACGACCGACGACGTGGTTCGGCCGATCCTGGAGTCCGGAAGCGGTCTGACGGCCGGCACCGACTTCGCCCTCGCCTACTCGCCCGAGCGCATCGATCCGGGCAACCCGCAGTACGGCCTGCGCAACACGCCGAAGGTCGTGGGTGGCTACACCGACGCTTGCACCGAGCGCGCCGTGGCGTTCTACGGCCAGGTCGTCGACACCGTGGTACCGACCGTCGGCACCCGCGAGGCCGAGATGGCGAAGCTGTTGGAGAACACCTACCGCCACGTGAACATCGCCCTCGTCAACGAGATGGCGATCTTCAGCCACGACCTCGACATCGACCTGTGGGCGGCGATCGACGCGGCCAAGACCAAGCCGTTCGGCTTCCAGGCCTTCTACCCCGGCCCGGGGGTCGGCGGTCACTGCATTCCCATCGACCCGAACTACCTCTCCTACGCCGTGCGCTCGCTCGGCTACCAGTTCCGGTTCGTCGAGCTCGCCCAGGAGGTCTCCGGCCGGATGCCCGCCTATGTCGCGGCCCGGATCCAGACGCTGCTCAACGACCACAAGAAGCCGGTGAACGGCTCCAAGGTCCTCCTCCTCGGGGTCACCTACAAGGCCGACATCTCCGATGAGCGCGAGACCCCGGCTCGACCGCTCGTCACCCGGCTCCAGGCGATGGGCGCGGACGTGTCCTTCTTCGACCCCCACGTCGAGCGCTTCGAGGTCAACGGGCAGGAGCTGCCCCAGGCCGCTGACCTCAACGCCGCGATCGCGGATGCCGACGTCGTCGTGCTCGTCCAGACCCATTCGCAGATCCTCGAGGAGGCCGACTTCTCGGCTGCTGCGGCAGTCCTCGACACCCGCGGCGCCCTCGAGGGACCCAACATCGTCAGGCTCTGA